One genomic segment of Brachyhypopomus gauderio isolate BG-103 chromosome 19, BGAUD_0.2, whole genome shotgun sequence includes these proteins:
- the crispld1b gene encoding cysteine-rich secretory protein LCCL domain-containing 1b: protein MKRLGTALLLAVQTAVAMVIPNATHLEDVLGLYLDQEESGWEGRPRGKRAISHSDMQLILDIHNKLRGQVYPPASNMEYMVWDTDLERSAEDWAHTCQWQHGPHHLLTQIGQNLGAHWGRDRPPTFHVQAWYDEVRDFSYPYPQECDPYCPYRCSGPVCTHYTQLVWATSNRIGCAINVCYNMNVWGMIWAKAVYLVCNYSPPGNWYGHAPYKHGRPCSACPASYGGGCRDNLCYKDDGSHRYYTPEPEENNYIEPEMEPPRGQDTTPAEHRPTPPPGRSLERNEVISTAQMSQQVECDTRLRDRCKGTTCNRYECPPGCLYNCGKVIGTGHYDMQSSICGAGLHAGIIDNDGGWLDVTRLGRRPRFAKSYKNGVETLAKNQSANAFTVSNVPVKAIRCDTTMAQFCPFKKPVSHCPRMFCPRNCLHDSHARVFGSRYYSDRSSICRAAIHAGVIQNDLGGYLDVMSVDRRRQHSGSSQNGVTAEGLHSPTGGAFRVFAVI, encoded by the exons ATGAAGCGGCTCGGCACGGCGCTGCTGCTCGCGGTCCAAACTGCGGTCGCCATGGTGATCCCCAACGCCACGCACCTGGAGGACGTGTTGGGTCTGTACCTGGACCAGGAGGAGTCGGGGTGGGAAGGCCGACCCAGGGGCAAGAGGGCAATTTCTCACAGCGACATGCAGCTCATACTGGATATTCACAACAAGTTGAGGGGCCAGGTATACCCCCCAGCCTCCAATATGGAGTACATG GTGTGGGACACAGACCTGGAGCGGAGTGCGGAGGACTGGGCCCACACCTGTCAGTGGCAACATGGCCCGCATCACCTGCTCACCCAGATCGGTCAGAACTTGGGGGCACACTggggcag GGACAGACCACCAACGTTTCACGTCCAGGCGTGGTACGATGAGGTACGAGACTTCAGTTACCCCTACCCCCAGGAGTGTGACCCCTACTGCCCCTACAGGTGTTCAGGGCCCGTATGCACTCATTATACACAG CTGGTCTGGGCCACCAGCAATAGGATCGGGTGTGCCATCAACGTCTGTTACAACATGAATGTATGGGGTATGATATGGGCCAAAGCTGTCTACCTAGTCTGCAATTACTCTCCGCC GGGGAACTGGTACGGCCACGCTCCATATAAACACGGACGGCCCTGTTCCGCGTGTCCGGCCAGTTACGGGGGCGGCTGTAGAGACAACCTCTGCTACAAAG ATGACGGCAGTCACAGGTATTACACTCCTGAACCGGAGGAGAATAACTACATAGAGCCAGAGATGGAGCCGCCTCGGGGCCAAGACACCACCCCCGCGGAGCACcgaccaacacctccacccggTCGCAGCTTGGAGAGAAACGAGGTCATCAGCACTGCACAAATGT CTCAGCAAGTAGAATGTGATACAAGGTTACGAGATCGGTGTAAAGGAACCACCTGCAATAG ATATGAATGCCCACCAGGCTGTTTATACAACTGTGGAAAGGTAATTGGAACAGGACATTATGATATG caaTCAAGTATTTGTGGAGCAGGATTACATGCGGGGATTATAGACAATGACGGAGGCTGGTTGGACGTCACAAGGCTCGGCAGACGTCCGCGCTTTGCCAAGTCCTACAAAAATGGAGTTGAGACGCTGGC GAAAAACCAAAGTGCAAACGCCTTCACAGTATCGAACGTGCCGG TGAAAGCGATTAGGTGCGACACCACCATGGCTCAGTTCTGCCCTTTCAAAAAGCCCGTCAGCCATTGTCCAAG GATGTTTTGTCCTCGTAATTGCCTGCATGACAGCCACGCCCGCGTGTTTGGGTCACGTTACTACTCAGAC AGGTCTAGTATCTGTCGGGCGGCGATTCATGCTGGTGTGATTCAGAATGACCTGGGGGGTTACCTGGACGTGATGTCCGTGGACAGGAGGAGACAGCACAGTGGCTCCTCGCAGAACGGTGTCACCGCTGAGGG CCTACACAGCCCCACTGGAGGAGCCTTCCGGGTCTTTGCCGTCATCTGA
- the socs6b gene encoding suppressor of cytokine signaling 6b, with the protein MKKISFKTIRKSLNIKGREENECAVSQPDLSAHYPVDDSLYGGCYSKELVGCELDSEESKECKNRTKGESLMGSLKRRLSTKQKPKVKGSSPSVCSLEEDAFSSSSAPITFSDLRSQRSSRSTSLRGHHYSPTPWPLRPTNSEETCIKIGNKVKPLISSSGSSPSLNGVRKDFRDLQQDHLFEDSSGSLKSPDPHVGDLHLELDDDVPVVIGLSAQDYIQYTMPLDDRIYPEEGPPSFCSDGTSPMDVVPQAEDRSLGVDEGPVDHDLLSPDIFMEPSVNRLLLTTANALLQGSRLEVPLSPLLPPLPGGRLPGNLSDLTGTRAQVAESVIHHLSFDPTSAPGVRRVYDAVQNNGPMVVASLTVELKKLAKQGWYWGPITRWEAEEKLVNLPDGSFLVRDSSDERYLLSLSFRSQGKTLHTRIEHSNASFSFYEQPDVEGHTSIVDLIDNSIKDSESGAFCYSRSRLPGSATYPVRLTYPISRFMQVRSLQYSCRFVIRQYTRIDLIQKLPLPNKMKDYLQEKHY; encoded by the coding sequence ATGAAGAAAATTAGTTTTAAGACAATTAGAAAGTCATTAAACAtaaaagggagagaggagaatgAGTGTGCGGTGTCCCAGCCTGACCTGTCTGCCCATTACCCTGTGGACGATTCCCTTTATGGAGGCTGCTACAGCAAGGAGCTTGTCGGGTGCGAGTTGGACAGCGAAGAATCGAAAGAATGCAAAAACCGAACCAAAGGTGAGAGTCTCATGGGTTCTCTAAAACGGAGGCTGTCGACAAAACAGAAGCCAAAGGTCAAAGGGAGTTCTCCGTCCGTTTGCTCCTTAGAAGAGGACGCGTTTTCCTCATCCTCCGCACCCATCACTTTCAGTGACCTCAGATCCCAGCGTTCTTCCCGCTCCACGTCTCTGCGCGGTCACCATTACAGCCCCACGCCGTGGCCCCTCAGACCAACAAACTCAGAGGAGACCTGCATCAAAATAGGCAACAAGGTGAAGCCGTTGATCAGCTCGTCCGGGTCCAGCCCGTCTCTCAATGGCGTTCGGAAGGACTTCCGCGACCTCCAGCAAGACCATCTGTTTGAGGACTCCAGTGGTTCGTTGAAGAGTCCTGACCCTCACGTTGGCGATTTGCATCTTGAACTTGACGACGATGTGCCTGTAGTCATTGGTCTCTCAGCTCAGGATTACATTCAGTACACGATGCCTTTAGACGACCGAATTTACCCCGAGGAAGGGCCTCCATCTTTCTGCTCGGATGGAACTTCTCCCATGGATGTGGTGCCACAGGCAGAAGATCGTTCCCTTGGTGTAGATGAGGGACCCGTCGATCACGATTTGCTGTCACCGGACATCTTCATGGAGCCATCGGTCAACAGGCTTCTGTTGACCACTGCAAACGCACTGCTGCAGGGCTCCAGGCTGGAAGTCCCTCTTTCCCCTTTGCTACCTCCGCTGCCCGGGGGTCGTCTCCCTGGAAACCTGTCCGACCTTACTGGAACGCGTGCTCAGGTTGCAGAGTCGGTCATTCACCATCTCAGCTTCGACCCCACCTCGGCGCCGGGAGTGCGGCGGGTCTACGACGCCGTGCAGAATAACGGGCCCATGGTGGTCGCCAGCCTCACCGTCGAGCTCAAGAAACTGGCCAAGCAGGGCTGGTACTGGGGCCCCATTACACGGTGGGAAGCTGAGGAGAAGTTGGTCAACCTCCCGGATGGTTCCTTCTTGGTCCGAGACAGCTCAGACGAGCGCTATCTCCTGAGTTTGAGCTTTCGCTCGCAGGGAAAGACGCTCCACACGCGGATAGAGCACTCCAACGCCAGCTTCAGCTTCTACGAGCAGCCGGACGTCGAAGGCCACACGTCCATCGTGGATCTCATCGACAACTCCATCAAAGATTCAGAAAGCGGAGCGTTTTGCTACTCTAGGTCACGCTTGCCTGGCTCCGCCACGTACCCCGTTCGCCTGACCTATCCCATATCACGATTTATGCAAGTGCGATCGCTGCAGTACTCGTGCCGCTTCGTGATTCGTCAGTACACACGGATTGACCTGATTCAAAAATTGCCTTTACCGAACAAAATGAAAGATTACTTGCAAGAAAAACACTACTGA